In Sulfurisphaera javensis, a single genomic region encodes these proteins:
- a CDS encoding BadF/BadG/BcrA/BcrD ATPase family protein — translation MIIVGVDAGGTKTKAVAYDCDGNFIGEGSSGPGNYHNVGLTRAIENIKEAVKIASKKEPDVVGMGVAGLDSKFDWENFVPLASLIAPRVIIQHDGVIALFAETLGERGVVVISGTGSVVEGFDGRDFIRVGGRGWLISDDGSGYWIGRKALRKVLKMMDGIEEKSELYYKVLNKINVKDLDELVIWTYTSSCQIDLIASIAVAVDEAANEGDENAINILKEGAELLASQAVFLAKKIGVDRVYLKGGMFKSKYYYKFFSSYLERYGIKGDLGKRNPEIGAVVLAYKEVGCDIKKLVND, via the coding sequence ATGATTATTGTAGGTGTGGATGCTGGTGGTACAAAAACGAAAGCAGTAGCTTACGACTGTGACGGAAATTTTATTGGCGAAGGTTCATCCGGACCAGGGAACTATCATAATGTTGGCTTAACACGAGCTATTGAAAATATTAAAGAAGCTGTAAAAATTGCTTCAAAAAAAGAACCGGATGTAGTTGGAATGGGAGTTGCCGGTTTAGATTCTAAATTTGATTGGGAAAATTTTGTACCTCTTGCTTCTTTAATTGCTCCTAGAGTTATTATTCAACACGATGGCGTAATTGCTCTCTTTGCTGAAACTTTAGGAGAGCGAGGAGTAGTAGTTATCTCTGGTACTGGGAGTGTTGTTGAGGGATTTGATGGAAGAGATTTTATTAGAGTAGGAGGTAGAGGATGGTTAATATCTGATGATGGTTCTGGTTATTGGATAGGACGAAAGGCTTTAAGGAAAGTATTAAAGATGATGGATGGCATAGAGGAAAAGAGTGAATTATATTATAAGGTCTTGAACAAAATAAATGTGAAAGACTTAGATGAATTAGTAATATGGACTTATACAAGTAGTTGTCAAATTGATTTAATTGCATCTATTGCAGTGGCAGTAGATGAAGCAGCAAATGAAGGAGATGAAAATGCTATTAATATCTTAAAAGAAGGAGCAGAATTATTAGCGAGTCAAGCTGTTTTTCTAGCTAAAAAAATAGGAGTAGATAGAGTATATCTAAAAGGCGGAATGTTTAAGTCTAAATATTATTACAAGTTCTTTTCTTCTTATCTTGAAAGATATGGTATAAAAGGTGATTTAGGTAAGAGAAACCCAGAAATAGGTGCTGTGGTATTAGCCTATAAAGAAGTTGGGTGTGATATTAAAAAATTAGTTAACGACTAA
- a CDS encoding gamma-glutamyltransferase family protein, giving the protein MKVAYGKKVVASQNYIASYVGAKILENGGNAFDAAIGISATLSVVLPYTSGIGGDGFLLAKTPEGIIAYNASGWSPKGLNVEKIPSPRHPSTVVVPGLVDLWNYIVENYTTMSLHELLKPAISLAINGFYISKSLAKAIKNSQDLGESWRKVYGNKEAGDILKLREMGEVLKIISRDPREFYEGKITEDIVLGLRKQGVNVDFSDFANFRGEEIKPIKTTYKDYEVYELPPNTQGISTLEALKLVELSNINRFPYDDDTRINEHIKIYGIVYSDRNNYITDPRFYPLDVNLLDEKYLMKRMKDFNVTATSMNTQDTTFFVVSDGENEIGFIQSLFFAFGSGIVVKDIPFNNRGFGFTEGRNKPEPRKRPLHTLSILMAEKDKENLIIGCAGGDLRPQIHSQVFEYYVDYNMEIDEAVDAPRFMFLGSKVVAEKRLRTKYQQLDYYSPEVGVVQALKRTNKYSIAVADPRSEGVALVVN; this is encoded by the coding sequence ATGAAAGTAGCTTATGGCAAAAAAGTCGTAGCCTCACAAAATTATATTGCGAGTTATGTTGGTGCAAAAATATTGGAAAATGGTGGTAATGCTTTTGATGCAGCAATTGGAATAAGTGCCACACTTTCAGTGGTTTTGCCTTATACAAGTGGCATCGGCGGTGATGGTTTTTTATTAGCAAAAACTCCAGAGGGAATAATTGCTTATAATGCATCTGGTTGGTCACCAAAAGGATTAAATGTTGAAAAAATACCTTCTCCAAGACATCCTTCAACGGTTGTAGTACCAGGATTAGTTGACCTTTGGAATTATATTGTAGAAAATTATACCACAATGAGTTTGCATGAGCTCCTAAAACCTGCAATTAGCTTAGCTATAAATGGGTTTTATATAAGTAAATCTCTTGCCAAAGCGATAAAGAATTCTCAAGATTTAGGTGAGAGTTGGAGAAAAGTTTACGGAAATAAAGAGGCAGGAGACATATTGAAATTAAGGGAAATGGGAGAGGTTCTTAAAATAATTTCTAGGGATCCAAGAGAATTCTATGAAGGAAAAATAACTGAAGATATAGTTTTAGGATTAAGAAAACAAGGAGTAAATGTAGACTTTTCAGATTTCGCAAATTTTAGAGGGGAAGAAATTAAGCCTATAAAGACTACTTACAAAGATTATGAAGTTTATGAATTACCTCCTAATACTCAAGGAATTTCTACTTTGGAAGCTCTTAAATTAGTTGAATTAAGTAATATAAATAGATTTCCTTACGATGATGATACTAGAATTAATGAACATATTAAAATATATGGTATAGTGTATAGTGATAGAAATAATTATATTACTGATCCCAGATTTTATCCCCTTGATGTTAATTTACTCGATGAAAAGTATTTAATGAAGAGAATGAAAGATTTTAATGTAACAGCAACAAGTATGAATACTCAAGATACTACGTTCTTTGTAGTCTCAGATGGAGAAAATGAGATAGGCTTTATACAAAGCTTATTCTTTGCCTTTGGCTCTGGAATAGTAGTTAAGGATATTCCATTTAATAATAGAGGTTTTGGATTTACTGAAGGAAGAAATAAGCCAGAGCCTAGGAAAAGACCTTTGCATACACTATCTATTCTAATGGCAGAAAAAGACAAAGAAAATTTGATAATAGGCTGTGCTGGAGGGGATCTTAGACCTCAAATACATTCGCAAGTATTTGAATATTATGTAGACTATAACATGGAAATAGATGAGGCAGTTGATGCTCCTCGTTTTATGTTTCTAGGAAGCAAAGTAGTTGCAGAAAAAAGATTAAGAACAAAATATCAACAACTCGATTATTACTCTCCAGAAGTAGGAGTTGTTCAAGCATTAAAAAGAACAAACAAATATAGTATAGCTGTAGCTGATCCTAGAAGTGAAGGAGTAGCTTTAGTCGTTAACTAA